The genomic DNA TACAGCTGCCACGCCCATACGTTTACGCAAATCCTCGCTGATAGTAGGGCAAGGAGCTATTTCGATGACTTTTTGGTGACGGCGTTGGATTGAGCAGTCACGCTCACAAAGGTGGATTAGATTGCCATAATTATCACCTAAAATTTGAAACTCAATATGACGTGGTTTTTCTATAAGTTTTTCCATGAATACTTCATCATTGTTGAAAAACGCCTTTGCCTCTCTTTTGCAGCTTTCATAGTTGCTCTCAAGCTCGTCTTCACTCCACACTTCGCGGATTCCACGGCCACCACCGCCGCCACTTGCTTTTAAGATCACCGGATAGCCGATCTTGCTAGCATAGTCCTTGATAGTTTCAATTGTTTCGTTGTTTAGTTTTTCAGTACCAGGGACAACTGGAATACCGTTTTTCTTCATCAAAAATCTTGCGATATTTTTGTTTCCCATTTTGCGAATTATGTCTGAATTTGGCCCTATAAATATAAGTCCAGCGTCCTCAACTTCTTTTGCAAAATCGTAATTTTCACTCAAAAATCCGTACCCTGGGTGGATCGCATCAGCCCCACACGCCTTAGCCACTTCGACTATTCTTTTTGCGTCAAGATAGCCTTTTATTGGGTCTTTGCCGATCTGATATGCCTCATCTGCGACTTTGACATGAAGACATTCATGGTCTGGTTCTGTGTAAATAGCAACATTTTTTATATGCAGATCTTTACACGCCCTTACTATACGAACAGCAATTTCGCCACGGTTGGCTATAAGAATTTTATGTATCATATCTTACCTTTTTTGAAAATCTTTGTTTGCATAATAATAGCCAAATTTGATTACGTTTAGCTAAAAAATAGTTATATTTGCATTTGTTTTTTTATTTTGTGTTACTTTTTTGTATTATTTGATTTTTGTGTGGATAAATTTGAAACTAAATTTGGAATTTAGATAAGTGGTGCGCCCTAGAGAATTCGAATCTCTGACCTTTTGAACCGCAATCAAATGCTCTATCCAGCTGAGCTAAGAGCGCACATTAAATTAAAGAAGTGGAATTATACAAAATACTTCCTTAAAAAAAGCAAAAATTTAAACTAAATTTGACTTTATATAGTTTTATTTATAAATGATTTTATTTATCAAAATATAAAATTGCCTTAAGCAAAAAGTGATAAAATCACGCTCAAACTTTGATTTAGGAGTGATAGTGAAAGAACAATTTTCCAAATTTTATAAATTTAAACTCATAATAATCCTAGCTTTTATGTCCTCACTAGCGCCACTAGCTACTGATATGTATCTTCCAGCTCTTGGCGAAGTCCAAAAAAGCTTTGCTACAAACTCATTTTTGACCCAGCTCTCTTTGGCTTCGTTTTTCATAGCATTTTCGCTTGGACAGCTTGCTTATGGACCACTCAGCGATGTTTATGGACGCAAAAAGCCACTATATGGCGGAATTTTGCTATTTATACTCTCAAGTATCGCTTGTATCAGCATCGATTCGATTTATACTTTTATATTTTTTCGCTTCACTCAAGCGCTTGGTGGATGCGTTGGAGTAGTCATCGCCATAGCCATAGTAAATGATAAATTTAACGTCAAAGAAGCTGCTGGAATATTTGCTTTGATGATGGTAGTTTCGTCTTTAGCTCCTATGCTTGCACCTACTTTTGGTGGTATTTTTTTGGATTATTTTTCTTGGAAAGCTATATTCAGCGTGCTTTTTGGGCTTGGGATTTTGCTTTTTTTGATGATAATGTTTGGGCTAGATGAAAGTGCAAAAATCGATAAAACGCTAAATTTAAGCCCAAAATCTGTATGGCAAAACTATAAATTTATACTAAAAGATAGAAGATTTAGGATATATGTATTTTCAGCTGGATTTGCTCTGGCTGCGATGTTTGCTTATATTACTGGATCTCCTTTTGTATTTATAGAACACTTTGGACTAAGCCAAAAAGAATACGGAATCGTCTTTGGCATAAACGCTTTAGGATTTACGATTTTTGCAAATATTAACGCAAAATTAGTCCAAAAATTATCTCCATATCAAATTTTACCTTACGCATTTTTATCTATGCTTTGTTTGGCTATTTTACTCACAATAGCTGGATTTATGGGGCTTGGATTTATTTGTATTGAAATTTTTATATTTCTTACGGTCGGCTCACTTGGCTTCATTGTGCCAAACACAACAACTCTTGCGATGGCTAGATTTAAGCAAAAATCAGGCTCAGCGTCTGCTATTTTAGGCACTAGTGAGTTTGCGATAGCTGGGATTATTTCTTTTATCGTCGGAGCGTTTAAGGCGAATCACCCTTTTTCACTTGCTATCATAATGGTAACTTGTGTTTTGATAGCTTGTACAATCTACCTATCTTTGAATAAAAAGAGATTTTTAAGCGGTAAAAATAGTAGTTTAACACAATTTTGTCGCTAAAGAGATTTAGAGCTTACGACGTAGTCTTTTGCGAATTCGTATATCTATAAACTTCAAGAAAGTACCTAAAAATAGCACTGTAAGTGGATAAGTAATAATCATAATAAATAAAGTTATTAAACTTTTTGAGACTGCATCTGCAAAACTTTTAATTTCAAGGTCACAAATGCACCAAGCTATCATCCACGCAGTAATAAAGATAGTCAAGCTATAAATGGAGCCTCTAAAAGTCATATAATCTTTCATCTTCATGAGTACATTTTACCTAAAAAAGATAAAAAATACAAGATACACAAGTTGGTCTAAGTATCTTGTTAAAGAGATCAAATTTGAAAATATAGATCAGTATTTAAAAGAAACTATAGAGATTCTCAAATCTTTAAATGCGTGTAATAAATGATAAAAAGCGATAAAACGTATCACTTGTGGAAGCAGGCAACAAATCAACAATATATAAAAAAATATAGATAAGTGTAGCATAAATAATAGATGAAGCGATTATGTATTCATCGTTGTTTGTGAATAGCAAAACAATAAATGAAATGATGCAAAGTGCAATAAAAATTGTAAATCTTTTCATAGATACATTATATAAAAAAAGGTAAAAAAATACAAATTACTCACGCAGGCTAAAAACTATCTACAACACAAATATGAGAACGGCTTATGCAAAAGCTAGATATGAAAGTCAAATGGAGAGTCCCCACGAGTATTTTAGATACACAGCTGTGTTAGATCAAAGAACTAGACCAAGCCATGCCAAGCTTCATGGCACAGTACTACCAAAGAATGATCCATTTTGGGATACAAACTATCCACCAAATGGCTGGAACTGTAGATGTAAAGTCCAAGTCCTTACAAAAAGAGAGCTTGAGCGTAAAGGTATTACGCCATTAGCAGATAGCTCTATGCTTAAAAATGTAGCAGACAAAGACTTTGCATATAATCCAGGTAGAGTTGATAAAATAGAGCAAATTTACGAGCAAAAGTTAAGTAAATTTAGCACTACAAATGGAAGTGCTTCAAAGATATTTATTAGTAATGTTCTAGCTAAAACTAAAGATTTTAATCATCAAAGAGATTTATATGTATGGCAGCGTGGGCTTGATAATGCTGTAGATGAGTTGCTTATTAAAAAGAATGTAAAGTCTCCTATAAATGCATTTGTGATAGGTAAATTAAATAAAGATATAGCAAACAAAGCTAGTAAAGGTCTTGGTATAGATATACAAGAAGATAGTATAGCAGGTGATAAGCACGGTATCTTGCATATTAGGGAAGATAGAAAAGGCATATATGGTCAAGATTTGCGAATAGAAGAGATTAGGCAGATAGTTAAGGTTTTAGATGACAAAAATACACCAGTTAGCATTGATACTAAAAATAAAAATATCATATTTTGGTTTGATGACAAAAAAGATAGTAGTAAAATAAATAAAGTAGTCATAGATTTAAATTATAAGTTAAAGAAGTTTGGGCTTACAAATTATATGGTTAGTGCCGGCAAAGTAAATAAGGCTGATAATTTTAATAAATATACAAAAATCAGATGACGGTAGGAGTTGCACCTACAATACAGATCCAACCCTATAAAATATAGGTATCTATCGACTACTACATTGCGATCATCAATCATCTGATTAATATAAGTATTATACCACAACAAAGGAAATTTATCAAATGAGCGTAAAAATAACAGGCTTTGAAAAGATAGAAAAGAAGCTCGAGCAATTAAGAAATTTAGGAACCAATGTAAAACCATTTTTAAGCACAGCTGGCCAGATGATAAGAAATGAGATAGAGGGTAGCTTTGAAAAAGAAACTAGTCCGTTTGGCGAGAGATGGAAGCCACTAAGTGCATCTACTATCTTTTCTGAAATCAAAGGTGGTATGAGAGGTAGTATGGTAAAACAAAGCATTAACTTTTAATCAAATTTTTGCTATATTTTCACTATCATTTCTCAAAATCAAGGAAATCAATGATCCATAAAACCCATGTTTCTTTCGCACTTTGCGTCTGCTTAGCTCCAGTTGCGGCTCTTTCATATTTTGGCTCATTAAATTTAAGCCAAGAAACTCTTATGCAATTTATCGCTGCCATTAGCATTGGAGCGTTGTTTCCTGATATCGATGAACCGCAGTCCAAAATCGGTCAGAAATTTACCGCCGTGTCAAATTTAATCAAAACGCTTTTTGGGCATCGTGGTGTGACGCATTTTTTCATAGTTCCAGCTATTTTAGCTGTTTTATTTTTAATATTTTTGCCAGCGAATTCCACTTATATCGCTTTGGGGTCTGGATTTATACTCGGATACACATTACATATAGTAGGTGACGCATTCACTAAAAGTGGCATACAAAACGCATTTTGGCCATTTTTTAAGAATAAAGCATTTGGAATGTTGCCAAAAGAGTTTAGATTTTACACCAACTCAACAGTCGAGCTAAAGCTTGTCTTGCCACTTACGATGATTTTGTGCGGCATTGAAGTCTATCAAATTTTTGGTAGCGACCTAAAAATAGGCAACCAAAACCTAGAACAAATCTTAAATCAAATTCTAAAAGCCCTACTTTGAAATAGCTTTTACGTGTGCGTTGTATGTGGTGCTAAATTTATGCTTTCCAGTCTCTTTATTCCTCACAAAATACAAATAATCAGTCTTTTTAGGAAATATAGCGGCCTTTATAGCTTCTAAGCTGACATTGCAAACTGCAGTATCTGGAAGCCCTTCGTAAATATAAGTATTGTATTTACTATAGTCTTTTCTAATCCTATCGGCTGTTATTTTTTCGTGTGAATAAAGCCCATAGTTTAGCGTCCCGTCCATTTGAAGCTTCATACCTTTTTTGAGTCTATTGTAGATGACCGAAGCGACAAGCGGCATTTCGCTCGCATCGGCGGCTTCTTTTTGGATAACAGAAGCAACGATGATGAAGTTAAACCACTTTTTCTCATCCCACTGCCCAAATATCTTTTTAGCGATGCTTTCATGGTGTTTTTTTGATGAGTTTATCATATAATAAACAAGATGTTTTTCGCTTATTCCTACTGGTATTTTGTAGGTTTCAGGCACCAAGTAGCCCTCTTTTATCGGCGACATAGCATTATATTCTTTGACTAATAATTCATAGTTTAAGCTTAGCTTTTCAGACAAATCTTTTAGAAAATACAAAGTAGTCTCACCAGGTATCAAAGTGATATCCATGAGCGCTGCTTTTGCAGTAGTTAGCTTGTATAAAAAATCAAATTTGCTAAGCCTTGTTTGACCTATTTCTATCCAGCCAGATTGTGGAAATCCCATAAAAACAAGAATATATTTGTCAAATTTATTAACATTAAAGTTACGCTTACTTAAATACGATATAATCTCACTCACGCTTCCATTTGGAAGATATACAACCTTACTAGTATCTATTGGTCTTGCAAGAGTTGCAAACAAACTTAGGAAAACAATGAGAATAATTTCGCAAATCATAAAAAAAATGCGTCTATTTATAGCTTTTTTGGTTATCATTATTTCTACCCTTGTCCTTACTTTGCTTCATGGAATTCACGTTGATGAGTTTAACTCAAATTTGATTTATATCAAAGAATTATATATAAAATTAGATAAAAAACTAATTGTAAATATCAAAAATATCAAAATTAATAAAGAAAAAAATAAAAAAACTAGCGACGCAGAGCTGCTCAGCATAGCAGACAACGCAATTTGGATAAATAAAATATTCAAAGAGATAAACATACAAAATATATCTTATGATGATATAAATATAACTATGGTTTATAAAGATGATATATTTTTCATAAATACTCCATATCTTACGATTGATACTAGGATTTATGATGAAAGTCCGCTTAAAATAGCGGTAAATCAGCTTAATTTTAAAGATTTTAACGTGACTTTGCAAGGCGATTTGAGAGCTGATTTAGCAAAAGATTATTACGATTTCAATGGAACAATTGCAAGTTATGAGCTTTTTGGGGATTTGTCGCTAAAGCTTGATAAAGAGATGCTAAAATACAAGTTATCAAATGTAAAAGCTAGTAGCTTAGAGCATTTTATATCAAATTTAGCCCAAAAAACAGGGCTTGATGAAGAGATCAAAAAGTGGATTTATGGCTATATTGTAGCTGATGATTATTTAGTAGAAGAGCTTAGAGGAAAGCTAAATTTAAAGACATTAGACTATTATCCAAATGAATTATATGGCAAGGCAAGAGCTTCAAATTTAGTAGTCAAATTCCACCCAAATGTCACTCCAGCTATTGCAAAATCAGCAAGCGTAGAGTTTGTGGATGACAAGCTGATTTTTAGCCTAAATGAGCCGACATATTATGACAAATCCATAGCTGGCAGCAGCGTAGAGATAGAAAACATTATAGGGCAAAACTCAAATTTGAAGCTTCATCTAGCTACCAAATCCTTGCTAGATAGCAAAATCCACGAAATTTTAAAAGCCTATGAAATCAACATTCCCATAACTCAAAAAAGTGGCGAACTTAATAGCACTTTAGATCTTAGGGTATATTTTGATCCATTTAAGATAGAAAGCAGTGGTAAATTTGACCTCAAAAACGCAGATATACTCATCTCAAATGCTCCTTTTAGCTCAAAAGGCGCTAATGTAATCTTAAAAGACGAGCTTATTAGTATACAAAATGCAAATTTAAAAAATGAAATCTTTGAAGCAGACGCAAACGGAGTTATAGATTTAAATCAAAGTAAGGCTGAATTTGATGGTGAATTCAAAGAAATTTGCATTAGTGGTTGCGAGATTTTGGATATAAAAAATAGCCTTCAAACAGTTCTTTTAGACTTCAATCAAGATATGCTTATCACAGCACCCAAGCTAAACTTTTCAATGAAAATAGCAGATCAAAATATCATCAATATAAATGATATATCTATGCTAAAACCACACTCAAAGCTTATGCAAAGTCTTGATATAAATGGTGGCAATTTAGAGATTAAAACTACTAATTTTTCAGATTTAGATATAAGTCTTTTGGGGGCTAAATTTGACCTGCCGCTAGCAAAAATAAGCGGTCAAAGCTATGATGAAGATGACTTTCATATAAAAATGGCAAAAAATATAAATCTAAGTAGCAAAAGCGGGCTAATATCTGCAAATTTAGATGATAAAAATCTAAATTTAACTCTAAATTCACTAAAAATTTTATTAGATTCAAACTCTACTGATAGCATGAAATATGAAAGAAATATACATTTTAATGCCAAAAACTCAGCCGTCATCTTGCAAGATTTAAATAGAACAATAAACTTTAGCTCATTTGATGGAAATTTGCTAAACTCAGAGCTTCAATTTAGCGGCAAAACTGGCGATGGAAATATAAATATCAATAAAAAACCAAACTCTCTAAAGATAAGCGGACAAAATCTCAGCTCGGACTTTGCAAACGATTTTATGGGGCTAGAAGCTTTCAAAGATGGCAACTTCTCTATTAGGCTATCAGGAGTGGATTTTGATACATTTAAAAGCGAAATAAAGGTTCAAAATACATATTTGAGCGATTATAAATTCTATCAAAGATTTTTATCATTTTTGGATTCTATACCATCTTTATTGATATTTAAAGTACCAGATTTCAATGACAAAGGCTTTACTGTAGATAATGGAACTGTCTTGATAAACAGAGATGCAAACAAACTAAACATACAAGCTCTAAAGCTCACAGGCAGCAGTGCAGACATAGCTGGCGGTGGCAATATAGATCTAAATAGCAAAGATATAAATATAGATTTGGAGCTAAAACTTTTAAAAGACGCCAGCTCAATCATCAGTAAAATCCCACTAGTAAACTATATAATACTTGGAAAAGACAAAACGATCTCGACGATAATAGAAGTCAGAGGCACTTTAGATGAGCCTAAATTTAAAACAGAGGTTATAACTGATATTTTAAAAACACCTTATAACCTTATCAAAAATACCTTAGAGCTTCCATTCAATCTATTCTAGCCTACTCCATTTCAAGGCGCATTAAAAAGAGATCTTCTCCTGCTGTGACTTGCAAGTTGTTTGAGCCACAAGTCGGACATAAGAAGTTATTTTCCATTAAAACACCTTCAAATCCGCATTCATCGCACTTCACAACTATATCTTGGGTGTTGATAATGAGCTTGGCATCATTACAAATCGTTCCTTGTTTAAAGGCATCAAAGGCACTCTCTAAGTAGTGAGGCTCCACGCCACTAAGCCTGCCGACTTGGATCTCGACTCTAGTAATGTTTGTGGCGTTGTTTTTCATAGCATTTGTTTCACAAAGCTTAAATAGATCTTGAACTATGGCTAATTCATGCATGATTTTCCTTTAACAAATTTAACAAATTCGTGGCAGAAGCTCGCCTTTTGGCGGCTCAAGATATCTGCTTGACCCATAAGCATTTTCAAGCAAAACTCCAGCTTTTTTATCGCTTACAACTTCACCTATAATACTTGCCAAGCTATTATATTTTTGTAAAATCTCAAGAGCTTTTTGCTCATCGCTAGGATCTACTGCTAGAACAAAGGTGCCTTCATTTGCTAGCTCATAAGCCTCAAATCCAAGCAATTCACAAATCCCTACTACTTCATCGCTTAAAGCTATTTTTTCTTCATAAACTTTTAGCTCGAAGCCTTTAAAATTTGCCCATTCATTAAGCACTGCTGAAAGCCCACCACGAGTAGCGTCACGCATACACTGAAGCTTTACACCTGAGTTTATTAAGTCTAAAACAACGTTTTTAAGTGGCTTGCAGTCACTTTTTAGCTCACTTTGCAAGGCAAGCTCTTCACGACTTGCCAAAATCACAGCCCCGTGTCTGCCAACATCCCCACTAAGTAGTATTTTAGCTCCTACTTTTAGATTTTTTAGCTCTATTTTATCGCAAATTATCTCGCCAATTCCGCTTGTGTTGATAAAAATCTTATCGCAACTTCCATTTGGCACGACTTTTGTATCCCCGCAAACTATACTTACTCCAGCCTCATCAGCAGTTTTTTTGATTGAGTTTAATATCTCTTTAAGCTCAAATATTTCAAGACCCTCTTCAAGTATGAGCGAGCAGCTAAGATATTTCGCATCGGCTCCCACCATACTTAGATCATTTACCGTGCCACAAACTGCGATTTTACCGATATCTCCACCACTAAATTTAATAGGAGTTACCACAAAACTATCAGTGCTAAATGCTATTTTTGAGCCTAAGCTTAGTATAGCACTATCATTGCTATCTTTTAAAATTTCATTATTAAAAGTCTCAAAAATCAGCCCATTTATAAGCTCATTCATCTCTTCACCGCCACCACCGTGGCTTAGCATTATCTTTTGCATTTAACCCCTTTTAGCGTATTTGTAGTAAGCAGCGCACGCGCCCTCGCCACTCACCATACAGCTTCCAATTGGATTTTGTGGATTACAGACTTTACCAAAAACCTTGCAGTCATAAGGCTTCGCCCTACCTCTTAAAATCTCACCACAAATACAAGCCTTGCTCTCTTTAGCACTTTGCACGCTGCAATCAAAGCAAACCCTAGCATCAATGCTGGCAAACTCGTCCTTTAGCTTCATGCCACTATTTGGTATCACACCAAGCCCACGCCAAGGAAAATCGCAAATCTCAAAATACTTATCTATTAGCTCTTTAGCCCTTAAATTTCCATTTTCGTTTACCACTCTAGCATATTCGTTATAGACTTCGTGAGTGTTTGCGTTTTGTTGTCTTACTAAATTTAACACACTATCCATAATGTCAAGTGGCTCAAATCCGCTAACTGCAATAGGCGTTTTATAGTCATCTGCTATGCTTTTATATACGTTGCTTCCTGTGATTACGCTGACATGACTAGGCCCCAAAAATGCGTCTATTTTCACATTTTCATCGTTCATTATCGCCCTTACAGGAGCTGGGACGGTGACGTGATTTATGTGAAAAAATAGATTTTTCAGCCCTAAATTTAGCGTTTTTTCTACCAAAACAGCACTCATTGGCGTAGTTGTCTCAAATCCAATAGCAAAAAATATAACCTTTTTATCTGGATTGTCTTGCGCGATTTTAAGGGCATCAAGAGGCGTATAAAGTGCTCTTATATCGTGTCCTTCACCTCTTAGCTTCATTAGGCTTGTATGGCTTCCTGGCACTCTTAACATATCTGCAAGTGTGCAAAATATCACGCCGTCCATACTAGCAAGTTTTATTGCTTCATCTATGCGAGTTTTTGGCATCACGCACACAGGACAGCCTGGACCATGAACGAAGTTTATATGCTCACCAACAAGACCTGGAATGCCAAATTTCATAATACTATGCGTATGTCCGCCGCAAATTTCCATGATATTTAGCGGCTTATTACTCTCTTTTTTTATCAGCTTTGAGATAGCTAAAATTTTATCTTTATCTCTAAAATCGTTTATCAAATCCATCATTTTAGCCTATTAGCAAGTCCCATATCGCCGTCATAGACGCCAATTGTCTCATTATTCATTTCTTTTACGATGTTCTCATAAACCTTTAAGCTCTCTAAAGCGTATTTTGTATCTATCTTTTCCATTGCAAAGCCCACATGGATCAGCACGTAATCGCCAACATTAACTGGCTCAGCGATAAGATCCAAGCTCACTCCACGACGCACTCCAAGAGTTTCGACTGTCGCGAAGTTGTTCTCATCTATTTCTATAACTTTTGAAGGTATGCTAAGGCACATTATCTAAATTCCTTTTTCATTTTTATATAATTTATCCATTTATCAATGCCTGCGCCAGTCTTACTATCAACCTCGATGATATCGACTTTTGGATTAAGTTTTCTTGCCTCTTTTTTAACCTCTTCAAGGTCAAAATCAAAATGTTCCAAAAGTGAAATTTTAGTGATTATCAGTACGTCTGCTGCTCTAAACATCACTGGATATTTTGCTACTTTATCAGCGCCTTCGGGAACGCTTAAAAGCACGGCGTTTAAGTGTGAGCCGACATCATAACTAGCTGGGCAAACTAGGTTTCCGACATTTTCTATAAAAACCAAATCAAGCTCATTTAAAGGCAGATGATGAAGCCCTTCATGAACCATAAATGCGTCCAAATGACAAGTCTGTCCAGTAGTGATTTGATGGGCTTTTGCTCCAGCATTTAGTATGCGATTTGCATCTTTGTTTGTTTCTAGGTCGCCTTCAACTACGCCTACTTTAA from Campylobacter iguaniorum includes the following:
- a CDS encoding acetyl-CoA carboxylase subunit A — encoded protein: MIHKILIANRGEIAVRIVRACKDLHIKNVAIYTEPDHECLHVKVADEAYQIGKDPIKGYLDAKRIVEVAKACGADAIHPGYGFLSENYDFAKEVEDAGLIFIGPNSDIIRKMGNKNIARFLMKKNGIPVVPGTEKLNNETIETIKDYASKIGYPVILKASGGGGGRGIREVWSEDELESNYESCKREAKAFFNNDEVFMEKLIEKPRHIEFQILGDNYGNLIHLCERDCSIQRRHQKVIEIAPCPTISEDLRKRMGVAAVAAAKAVGYTNAGTIEFLLDDYNNFYFMEMNTRIQVEHGVTEEITGVDLISRQIRIAAGEILDIEQSEVKPMGVAIEARITAENVWKNFAPSPGKITGYFPALGPGVRVDSHLYQDYAIPPFYDSMLAKLMVKAASYDLAVSKLERALDEFKIEGVITTLPFLLAISKRRHFRRGFFDTSYIEERLQDILENTHDGRQDNKEEVIAAIAAAIKKVKADRTKE
- a CDS encoding multidrug effflux MFS transporter encodes the protein MVKEQFSKFYKFKLIIILAFMSSLAPLATDMYLPALGEVQKSFATNSFLTQLSLASFFIAFSLGQLAYGPLSDVYGRKKPLYGGILLFILSSIACISIDSIYTFIFFRFTQALGGCVGVVIAIAIVNDKFNVKEAAGIFALMMVVSSLAPMLAPTFGGIFLDYFSWKAIFSVLFGLGILLFLMIMFGLDESAKIDKTLNLSPKSVWQNYKFILKDRRFRIYVFSAGFALAAMFAYITGSPFVFIEHFGLSQKEYGIVFGINALGFTIFANINAKLVQKLSPYQILPYAFLSMLCLAILLTIAGFMGLGFICIEIFIFLTVGSLGFIVPNTTTLAMARFKQKSGSASAILGTSEFAIAGIISFIVGAFKANHPFSLAIIMVTCVLIACTIYLSLNKKRFLSGKNSSLTQFCR
- a CDS encoding phage virion morphogenesis protein, translated to MSVKITGFEKIEKKLEQLRNLGTNVKPFLSTAGQMIRNEIEGSFEKETSPFGERWKPLSASTIFSEIKGGMRGSMVKQSINF
- a CDS encoding metal-dependent hydrolase encodes the protein MIHKTHVSFALCVCLAPVAALSYFGSLNLSQETLMQFIAAISIGALFPDIDEPQSKIGQKFTAVSNLIKTLFGHRGVTHFFIVPAILAVLFLIFLPANSTYIALGSGFILGYTLHIVGDAFTKSGIQNAFWPFFKNKAFGMLPKEFRFYTNSTVELKLVLPLTMILCGIEVYQIFGSDLKIGNQNLEQILNQILKALL
- the mltG gene encoding endolytic transglycosylase MltG; the protein is MITKKAINRRIFFMICEIILIVFLSLFATLARPIDTSKVVYLPNGSVSEIISYLSKRNFNVNKFDKYILVFMGFPQSGWIEIGQTRLSKFDFLYKLTTAKAALMDITLIPGETTLYFLKDLSEKLSLNYELLVKEYNAMSPIKEGYLVPETYKIPVGISEKHLVYYMINSSKKHHESIAKKIFGQWDEKKWFNFIIVASVIQKEAADASEMPLVASVIYNRLKKGMKLQMDGTLNYGLYSHEKITADRIRKDYSKYNTYIYEGLPDTAVCNVSLEAIKAAIFPKKTDYLYFVRNKETGKHKFSTTYNAHVKAISK
- a CDS encoding YhdP family protein, encoding MRIISQIIKKMRLFIAFLVIIISTLVLTLLHGIHVDEFNSNLIYIKELYIKLDKKLIVNIKNIKINKEKNKKTSDAELLSIADNAIWINKIFKEINIQNISYDDINITMVYKDDIFFINTPYLTIDTRIYDESPLKIAVNQLNFKDFNVTLQGDLRADLAKDYYDFNGTIASYELFGDLSLKLDKEMLKYKLSNVKASSLEHFISNLAQKTGLDEEIKKWIYGYIVADDYLVEELRGKLNLKTLDYYPNELYGKARASNLVVKFHPNVTPAIAKSASVEFVDDKLIFSLNEPTYYDKSIAGSSVEIENIIGQNSNLKLHLATKSLLDSKIHEILKAYEINIPITQKSGELNSTLDLRVYFDPFKIESSGKFDLKNADILISNAPFSSKGANVILKDELISIQNANLKNEIFEADANGVIDLNQSKAEFDGEFKEICISGCEILDIKNSLQTVLLDFNQDMLITAPKLNFSMKIADQNIININDISMLKPHSKLMQSLDINGGNLEIKTTNFSDLDISLLGAKFDLPLAKISGQSYDEDDFHIKMAKNINLSSKSGLISANLDDKNLNLTLNSLKILLDSNSTDSMKYERNIHFNAKNSAVILQDLNRTINFSSFDGNLLNSELQFSGKTGDGNININKKPNSLKISGQNLSSDFANDFMGLEAFKDGNFSIRLSGVDFDTFKSEIKVQNTYLSDYKFYQRFLSFLDSIPSLLIFKVPDFNDKGFTVDNGTVLINRDANKLNIQALKLTGSSADIAGGGNIDLNSKDINIDLELKLLKDASSIISKIPLVNYIILGKDKTISTIIEVRGTLDEPKFKTEVITDILKTPYNLIKNTLELPFNLF
- the hypA gene encoding hydrogenase maturation nickel metallochaperone HypA — encoded protein: MHELAIVQDLFKLCETNAMKNNATNITRVEIQVGRLSGVEPHYLESAFDAFKQGTICNDAKLIINTQDIVVKCDECGFEGVLMENNFLCPTCGSNNLQVTAGEDLFLMRLEME
- the hypE gene encoding hydrogenase expression/formation protein HypE, with protein sequence MQKIMLSHGGGGEEMNELINGLIFETFNNEILKDSNDSAILSLGSKIAFSTDSFVVTPIKFSGGDIGKIAVCGTVNDLSMVGADAKYLSCSLILEEGLEIFELKEILNSIKKTADEAGVSIVCGDTKVVPNGSCDKIFINTSGIGEIICDKIELKNLKVGAKILLSGDVGRHGAVILASREELALQSELKSDCKPLKNVVLDLINSGVKLQCMRDATRGGLSAVLNEWANFKGFELKVYEEKIALSDEVVGICELLGFEAYELANEGTFVLAVDPSDEQKALEILQKYNSLASIIGEVVSDKKAGVLLENAYGSSRYLEPPKGELLPRIC
- the hypD gene encoding hydrogenase formation protein HypD, translating into MDLINDFRDKDKILAISKLIKKESNKPLNIMEICGGHTHSIMKFGIPGLVGEHINFVHGPGCPVCVMPKTRIDEAIKLASMDGVIFCTLADMLRVPGSHTSLMKLRGEGHDIRALYTPLDALKIAQDNPDKKVIFFAIGFETTTPMSAVLVEKTLNLGLKNLFFHINHVTVPAPVRAIMNDENVKIDAFLGPSHVSVITGSNVYKSIADDYKTPIAVSGFEPLDIMDSVLNLVRQQNANTHEVYNEYARVVNENGNLRAKELIDKYFEICDFPWRGLGVIPNSGMKLKDEFASIDARVCFDCSVQSAKESKACICGEILRGRAKPYDCKVFGKVCNPQNPIGSCMVSGEGACAAYYKYAKRG
- a CDS encoding HypC/HybG/HupF family hydrogenase formation chaperone, whose protein sequence is MCLSIPSKVIEIDENNFATVETLGVRRGVSLDLIAEPVNVGDYVLIHVGFAMEKIDTKYALESLKVYENIVKEMNNETIGVYDGDMGLANRLK
- the hypB gene encoding hydrogenase nickel incorporation protein HypB; this encodes MCKDCGCSMGNGHSHEHSHDGVTHTHSHEHIGEHSHDHHFHPALNEKKTVDVITKILSQNDAEAAHNRAHLDEKGILCINLMSSPGAGKTTLLEATIKNGAFKVGVVEGDLETNKDANRILNAGAKAHQITTGQTCHLDAFMVHEGLHHLPLNELDLVFIENVGNLVCPASYDVGSHLNAVLLSVPEGADKVAKYPVMFRAADVLIITKISLLEHFDFDLEEVKKEARKLNPKVDIIEVDSKTGAGIDKWINYIKMKKEFR